The Magnetococcales bacterium region GCTGGCGCTTTGCTTGGCGCTGGCGTCCCTCGCCCCAACCCGTCCAGAATGGCGGTCGCCGCCTGGGAGAGGCCGCCATGGGCCAATTCCTGAACCCGGTAGGCCAGGCGGCGCACCAGATAATCCTTTCCCGCCTGGGGCGGGTCGCTTTCGAACAGCTTGCGCCAAAGCTGGTTCAACTCCTGGGTGGATTTGCCCGGCAGGGCGGCGAGTTCGGCGAGGGTGCTCATGGTTCCGTTCCTCCTTCTCTTGCGTTGCGAACGGTGACATAAGGGCTCACTCGGTTGCCGTTATCCAGGGATAAATTCTCTGGATTTCCAGAATGTTGTGCTCTTTTCAGGCGCAAGCGGAGGACGCCGGAGGCGAGGATGGCGGCGATCTCGTCCAGGCGTTGGTCGGGGGTCATGCGGTTGGGATCGGTGGTGGTGATCATCTTTCCCTCGGTCTCCTCGAAGGCGGCGGTTCGACGTTCATTCGAGGATCGAGGATAGAGGGGTGAAGTCATAAAGAACAACATGAACAAATAGATGTAGAAATTGCAGGAAAACAAATATGGCGGCGCGAAACAGAGAGTAGGCAGGAAGGCGGCTT contains the following coding sequences:
- a CDS encoding DUF2924 domain-containing protein yields the protein MSTLAELAALPGKSTQELNQLWRKLFESDPPQAGKDYLVRRLAYRVQELAHGGLSQAATAILDGLGRGTPAPSKAPAKPDVATPAPGARLIREWQGVEYVVTVLDDGFEYQGRKFRSLSSVAKAITGTHWSGPLFFGLRKGGKA